caaacTGCGCAGAAAGAAGCCTTTTCCCGATGCAAGTGCCCTGCACTGCGGCCGCGTCTCagtcaaggcggctgagtaaagcgcgggaaaccggggggggggttccctttggAAGCTCTTACCGCGCGTTtagaaaagggctcccagcagcagcagcagcagtgagaggcTTGGCGAGTCGTTTCACTGCACGGCGGTGGCGgtgctcgcagctctccttccctctctctgcgGTGCTGGCCGGGCAACCTTCCTGaagcctcctcagagcagccgccgccgccaccagacgccaggactggccggggtggctcgcggtgcgtcTGGCTttggttggagcggcggcggcgatggCGGCTTCTCTCAACCTTCGCGCTCCTGcaacgcctctccacaggagtgCTACGACGAaggtggagaggcgtcgcaggagcgcgaaggtccgcttctcttgagctctccgcgaggccggctcaagagaagcgggctttcgcgtcgcgctcctgcgacgtctctccaccttcgccgtagcactcctgtggagaggcgttgcaggagcgcgaaggtccgcttctcttgagccctgctGCAGGAGAGCGACGGCGAagttggagagacgtcgcaggagcgcgacggcgaaggcccggcctcgcggaggggtcaagagaagcgaggccgggccttcaccattgCGCCCCTGCGGAGTGGAGAGGCTTGCGGTTGAGAGAAGCCGccatcgccgccgccgctccaaccaaAGCCAgacgcaccgcgagccaccccggccagtcctggcgtctggtggtggcggcggctgctctgaggaggcttCAGGAAGGTCGCCTGGCCGGCACCgcgaagagagggaaggagagctgcgagcgccgCCACCCCCGTGCAGCGAAACGACTCGCCAAgcctctcactgctgctgctgctgggagccctttcCTAAACGCGCGGTAAGAGCTTCCAAAGGGGAACCCCTCCCGGTTTCCCgcgctttactcagccgccttgactgagacgcggccgcagcgcagggcactTGCATCGGGGAAAGGCTTCTTTCTGCACAgtttgcctccgtgaaggcatcagagcgcttccatggctgcgTCCCAAtcacggacgctccgatgcctccgtggaggcctccataggcctagGAAACCTCTTGGTAGACAGTAAATttttgttaaattgctgctttagggggtgtttttcatcgtgtggaacggattaatcctctttccattattttcaatgggaaagtttgcttcggtttatgaacacttcggtttatgaacagacttccggaaccaattgtgttcataaaccgaggtaccactgtacagaaaacaagagaaaatagaaaaatacaaacaagaagaaggaaagggaTATACAAAGGGTTCAGGGTTTTATTGGTAATTAccagcatcttgaattgggcctggaagcaaATAAGCAGCAGTGATATGTGTACAGCGACGCTTTATTTTGCACAAACTGAAGCTTGGATCACCTTCAAGGATAACCCCTTGGAGGATAGCAATACAACAGATGTATTGCTATAATCCAACTGGAAAACTACTAGGCCATGGATGCAAATTATATTATGCGGGCGGTAATCAAATATTGCTATCCTCCAAGGATTTccactggtgcaacaggacatttGCCCACAATCCCACCTTGTCATGGGGTATGGggaacccctggaacagattttgggggtgcacaGGGGAAGAATGTTATGTAAGGAGAAATAGTTGCTCTGAAGGAAAGTTCACTTATAcgctatgttgaatacaaccctcaaCCTTAAATTATTGTTTCTTATCTTCCGTAGTTTGTCTGACTCCAGGAAAAGGACACGAACAGGAAGAACTTGGCCAGCTGCAATCCCACACTTAAGGAGAAGAGGGCGCCTTCCACGTAAAGCACTCCAGATTCAGAATTCCGAAATTGTGAAAGATGACGAAGGCAAAGATGATTACCAGTATGATGAACTTAATACAGAAATACTTAATAACTTGGCAGATCAGGAGTTACAACTTAATCATCTTAAAAACTCCATTACCAGTTACTTTGGTGCAGCAGGTAGGATAGCTTGTGGTGAAAAATACCGTGTTTTGGCACGTCGAGTGACACTCGATGGAAAAGTGCAGTATCTTGTGGAGTGGGAAGGAGCAACTGCCTCCTGACTTTAGTACTGAACATGTTTGCTGCACTGTTTATTTATAGGCACTGTTTATATAAATCAGGAGTGCAGAAGGAAACTTCTTTTAACATTTCTAAAAATAGAAACCAAGTTAGCCTTAACATTTCTTTCTTAACAGTACAAAACATTGTGCTGAAAATTCTACCATTTTTTAAATGAGGCTGGATTTTTTTAAGATAAGGATTTAGATTGTTTAGGGCGGGAATCTGGGATTTCAGTTACTTTTAAATGTGCACGACTTCAGAAGAGACTTGTCTAGAGAACATTCCATGTGGGTAGAGAATATTTTCTGTAGCTAGAACAAATTTTTAGTAAGATTTCTTAATCTTTTCTTACGCAAATGTTTGCAAAAGTGTATTTCTACTTTGACAACCCTAGATTTTCATAAGGTGCAGTGTATATAATTCCTACTGAGGACTATAAAATATTGAAATCTTTCAAGCAAagtgtaaaaaaatatattgagctTGTAAATTGCTCTGTGACTAGACTTCGTTGTCTTTTTAATATATTCTTtgcatgtgtgtatatacacatacgtgtgcatgtgtatatatgtgtgtgattGTGACCTATGCAATATAAATTATGGGATTGGGCAGCTTTTGACTATATATCCCATAATTCTTTTATCAGGAATAGTTGCAGTATTTACACAGCAGCATTTCTTCTCAGGCTTTAATGGGTGCTGTTGTTTGCCACATACTACAGACTATGTGTAAAATGAGTGCTGTGTGTTTTGGCAGTGAGTGCAGTCGTTAATGTCATATGCCTTCAGAAAataattcaggctgcaatcctccaCATAGAGGCCCAGTGATGAAAAGATTTGATATACCTTTCAGGTTCACATGCTCCCTCCATCTCTCCTGTGCAGATTCCCCTTCCTTTCAGCATTAAGATATGTTTCAGCACTACATCTACATAGTGCTAAAGATCCATGTATAGTTGCATCAAACCAGAGTTAGTTACAGTGAACAGTGGTTAGTGTTTATCTTGATGCAGATGTAATGTACACCACTAGAAAGAGAAGGGATTATCAGGAGGGAGTACTTTTGCTATATCTTAGCCAAGGTTAAGAAATATGGAAATAATTTCATCTATTGTGGATCAGGTTgctttgaggctgcaatcctatactcacttacctgggagtaagccctgtggAGCTCCATGGAACATACTGCTGAGCAGACACGTTGAAGATTGTGATGTAAATCTTCTTGATCTAAGCAGCCTGGCTGCAcagtattgcagcctcagttgATGTTGGAGAAAGTTAGCTGTCTGACACAAATCTGAACTTGAAAATTTGAACATAAACTCTGGCTAGGAGAAAAATTCTAAGGATTTGTGACACATTGATTGTAAATTTTGTCTCCCAGTTAATTAAAGTCTGCAGGAATCACAAGATTCCTTTTGTATGTAATGTTTTGTAGTCATGTTTGATAAACATAGTTGGAGCAAAGTGTTTAATTGCACAGGGTCAACAAACAGTATGTTGCCACTTGAAGTAACAATACTGCTTTTATTACAATATTACCTCTTCTGTTCTTATAAATATGAATCAAGTTTTAAATGAGTAACTTTATTTTACTTGTAAAATAGCAAGTGTTTTTGTTGGGGCTAGATGTATTTTCTTTATCGGTTttgagttgttttttgtttttttgtttttgttttgccaaagAGTGTAAACAACTACTTTTTCTGATGGTTTCTCATTTTACTGCCTAATGGTTTACTGTCAGACATGAGCttgccaacaaaacaaaaaatgtgtcTTTAAATAATTTCATAGTGAGAAGCTATATGGCTAAGCGTAATTGAATTGTACTAAAACTgacttaaaaacaaaatgctGTTATGATTGTTAAGGGAAATAATTGTCACCACCTCATATAGCCAAAGGAAACAGACAAAATATGGTGTTCTGTGCTTGTGGCTGGCCAGTAAACTTGCAACCTTTACAAAGGTGATAATTTAAGTATACTTTTCTTTGCCTTCACTAGAAACATGAATCTCTTCCTTCTCACAGTCTTGGCTATTAAGTTAAAGTTGCCTTGCCTATAGCTGCAATATTTTGATAAGACCCAGGTTACTTTTTGAATGTTGGTCTCTTGGGACAATGCAAATTGTAGTTGTGATGTTAACAACCAGATTTTCATTAATTTTCTTTTTCACAATCTTTGTAATTCACATCAAACACCAGCAGTATTTGCAGTAGAGCTTCCATACAAAGACAGCAGTTGGAATTTAGTTGGAGAGAGAAATTGACAAACTATCAACatatttttagctgtttttgttctcattttgtcACAGTGGTTGACATGTTTGTATTGATGAAACTGTTCTcatgttttaaaaatcaacattaaatgtgtgtatttttaagAAGTTGTCCCTATTTTTGTTATACAGGTGTGAACTCTAGTTATATCTTAAAGCCTCATTTAAGTATGTTTCCTTAagtaaattcaatgggactttatAAACATGTTCTGGATTTAAGCAATGTGGATTGTAGCCCAGTCCCAAGGTTTCCTACTCCAATCTTCAGTGCAGCTTTCTTCCAAGTGATTTAGgcaacagcacaatcctaggcatgttcAGACAAGTGCAGATGCAGAAGACAGCAGCTTGGCAATACAGTTTCCTTTAACTCAGTGGGATTGATTTTGGCATAATTATGGGAATGAGGCTAATTATCTGAAAATTGCGCCTCCCTTTCTAGTGCCTGAAAGAGCGTTCTTGCGTGTTGACTACTATATAACCTTCTTAAGCTTTTATCAACTGCAGGACATAAAATTTGGCAGTGTAGGTTACAAATGTGAGAAAACTGAAAACCATTAAATAACAGCCCATTCTAAGCAACTGAGTCAGAAATGTGGATGgtgattattgttatttttcaaTCTAATCTTTAGATTGAGTAGTCCACAATGCAGTATTGGTTTTAGCAATATGTATGGCATAGTTGAGATCACATTAATTGGATCCATTTCTATTATTAGTTCAGAATCTCTAGTGAGACTCTCTTAAAACAAACTTGTGAATTATATTCTACTGTACAAAGTTTGAATGCTTGTTTGCGTTTTCATACAGTTGTATTCTTACAGATGTTATCTTTGCATAGTTTTGATTCATTAATTAGGTATTTTCAGTAGCTTCCAAATTACTACTGTAATTTTCAATGGTCTGCATAAGTTTGCAGTGCTAAAAATAGTGACCCCGCATTTAGCAAGCAGACAGAACTAAGTCACCCAGTATCGGTTTTTATGGAGGCAGCTGCTATACTTTGTTGTTTTGAGGTCATAGCATTGGAGCAAGGGAATTGCCTTTCCATGAAATAGATGTAACCCAGAGTGCCCACTCCACCGGCAGAGGCCATATGAACAAATTGAGGtgagaggggaaatggcacagGAATTTTATATTGCCAGGGGTCACAAGAACAGCTTTGTTAATAATTCAGAGACATTAGTTAGTACTAATCTTGCCTGGCTGCTATGGCTGTTCAACATTTCTCCTATTTCAGATGGAACTCCTCATACGAGATACAGTCATTACTCACAGTTTGTTTTGTCTACTAACAAATTAAACTATGCTGTTGATAGCTTACTACACCATGCTAGAAACCTACCGGTAGTTGCTGGACTGTATAGTGCTTCAGAATTAAGAGCAGAATATCCCATTTAGTGCAGATTTTTGAGGGTAGGAAATATCGTCATGAGTCCCAACCTGAAATTGGAGATGGCACAGCCCACAATCACCGTTTGAAAACTAAGCCATACTTGTGTAATACTTTATTTTGTAGCAGCCTGTTTTGTATTATTTGCCCTAACTTCAAAGACTAAATGGAAAAATGATTTATCTATATAGCATTTCTGCTTGCAGCTTACCTTCTTGCTTTACATCAGTTATTCCACTTGTAAAAAAATGGGAATGTAAAAATCATTAATCAGATTCTGTTGCCAAGTACTGCTATGCTTCCTTACTCGTCAGTAGTTAAAATAAGTCTTGTTGCTTCAGGAGTATAAAATGATTGTGCGTTGTTGAATTTTAGCTTGATAAAACGTACTAAATTTTGCAGTCTGAGTAATTGGGATGAATTGATAATATACACAGCAGGGATATGTAATCTATGGCCTGAGAGCCAATATTGTATCCCCAATTTGGCCTGCCAGGCAATTTATActaaaccatgcccacctgcttACAGCAGTAAATGGGGTGGCAAGACATGGTTTAATCCTGCAGGAACAGGATTGTGCATCCCAGGCAGCAGGATTTAAAAGGAGGTGAGCAATCTTGCTGTAATCTTATTTGGTGGGGGGAGATTTGCCCTTGAGGCAGATTCTGATAAGGATCTGTGCCGTGGAGCCAAAAAGGTTTCCCACTTCTATACATCTGCCCAATGCATACTAATGAATAGGGTGCTCACTTTAGTGTCTGCGGCAGTGGCAGGGATATCTCTCTCCTGTAGGCAAAAGATGCATTTGAATGTTGCATATCTTACCACTAAGTTGTTatgacctgccctgggactttaggTGAAAtgggtaagaaatcaaataataAACACTGAATACACATTAAGTTTAGAATTCCTTTATTAAATCCATTTCACAGCCAGAAATTTATCCATTTACCATGGTGTTCATTTTTAATGCTGTGTTCATTCTTACCTGTGGAATTGCACACTATTCTGCAACATTATGAAAATGTACAGCACAACCATGAGTGCCATGGTAAGCAACTTGTTAAGTCCCCAGCAGTGTGGATGGTATCCGACTAACTTAAGTCCAATAGGTCTACTGAGGATGACTGAGAATGGGTACGATGCAGTTGGCTATCACCCTATTTTATATACATGTAAAGTTTTATTGGAAACCAGAACTATAAAGGACAGAGCAATTGGTATTAGCATAAACTGAGAGGTAGAATTCTGGCTTAGTCACAGCTTTTTGGTGAAGATACTTTTTAACACTAGTGCTAAAAGATCATATATTTTGAAAGCTTAGCATCCACATTTGCATGGCATATTTAATACTATGTTGCCTCAAATTGGGAATAATTCTCATATAATTGACTTTAAGACTTCGTTTCTGCTGTGTTTAGTAGATAACTACAGCCCGCTAGAGATCCCATTGCTGCAGCCTCAAAATGTATAGCTATAGGTCACTAGTACTAAGACTCATTTAAATCAGCCCAATTATTTGATCCATTGGTATACAAAAAATATGAATATGGACAGAAGAGAATAAGCATAGATGCTACCACTGTAGCAGCTGTAAATAACTACTTGGTCTGCTACCTGTAACTTAATATGCTTATATGTTCacataataatttatacatttataAACTGGTAACCATTTATGTATCATTAGCCACACCAGTATTAACTTTATGGCAAAAGTATGTGGCATCTAATACTGCTGAAAAATAGGTTCAAGTGCACAAGAATTATTACCTGGTGGTTCAAAACCTTGAGCTATGTTTGAGATCCATTTCTACACTTACCCCCACATATGCAGATATTAATTCAATTCCCATTATGCTAAGCAGCTTATCAACTTCAGCAGATGACATGTTATTTGTGTAgtttcaagcaaaaaaaaaagcatgttaaCCATGCTAAACATGGAATATACACACACACGAATGTTCAGAAATCTGTTTGGGACATCCAGGTTTGCTGTATTACAGCCATGGGAGCCATCTCAGCATGCAAACAAGGACACAGAGGTTGTGTGCTATTGCTTCTCCAAACATGCACGGCATTTTGATGAGCAACTGTTAACTGCTTTAATCAAAGTTTGGAAACTCACACTGTAACCCTTAGCCCATTAACTGGGAACCAAGTTCCACTGCATAATAGGATTTGCTTTTGAGTATGTTTTAATAAATCACAGTGGAAGTTTTCAAGCcatttttaagttttaaattcAAATTTTCAagctaaaatttaaaaatgaaaacttattttttttaaaaaaaaaccacaataaagGAAACTGGGCTTTTAGCTGTAAGTCAATTTCAGCTACCCAGTAACCATAAAAACTGGAGCATTCTATCTCCATCCTCTCTCACATATTCAGAATTACAGTATTTAGGGCAGAAGCGGCCTTCTAAATGTTGCTGAATGAAAACTCCTGTTATCCCTAACAATGGGTTATACTGGCTGTAGCTAATGGGAGCGAGACATTGGCAAAGCAACAAGTTGACCACCCCTCTGATGTATGAGGGGAATGTGCTATTATAGTAAACCTGGTTCGAAACACATTAGATGTCCCTGTGTATAAAAAAACTCAAATGTTATTAATTTGTGTGGTAGAATAAAAGCAATTCACAAAGTTCCCCAAATTGGGTATAATGAGTCCTTTTACAAGCATGTAAGTGGCTACATGGCCTCAAAACTGGTTGCTAATATGCTTAGGCACTTGCAGGGATCATGTTACGTAAATAATCCAGAGGAAAAAGCTGGTGCCTTTCAGCACTCTTGAGTTTCTGTTTTTGCAGTTCTGAATAATGAAGACTAGCtacaacaaacaaaccctgatcTGAACTTAAAATTAATTCACAAAGTGAGGAAAATAAAAGAATTTGGAAGCAATATATATTTTAGATGCCAGTTAATTTTTGTTGAATAAGTTTGTTAATTAGTACAAATAAGGCACAAGAGTCTTCACTTACACCCATTAAAAACACTGTCTAAATAACAGCAGAGTTTGCTGTAGCGAATATTCCATTTAACTGACATATCCAAGGCAGGACTCACTGAATACACAATTCAATTCACACTTCgtgaatcttttttctttttaaaatattacctTTAGGCTAGCAGTCATTAAGACATAGTATCAAATATTGGTAAATATAAAATCTGAATTTGTTGCAAAAAAATTGTGCAGTATAGATGGCTAAGGAGATTCAGGCAAGTTTTAAGTTATCCACCATCTTAATAAACCAAGTTATTGCAATTTATTGGAGCAAAGAAAAACATTCTGCTCATACTAAAAAGTCACATACGAATGTTAAAAACTGTTCATTCAAAACAAGCTGGGAAGAAACATTGATCTCCTTTTTCTTTAGTAGTGTATTGCATTTCCCCCTGTTTAATGCTGTTAAGACACTGATGTTAAGTTCTAGTtttccttttatcttcaaaaAGACTCCTCAGCATGTAAACTTGAACAGCTGACACCACCACCATTATTGCCAGGTTGACCATGGACCAGAAGTTTACCCTGTCAAAGTTGCTTTCTTGTATGTTTCTATCACGAGCTTCAAATGCTTTGAGCAGGGTCTGAATATGGATACTTTTGCTTAGCCTGGATTTCACACTGTTGACAGATTCCTAATAAAGATCAAAACACTAGTTTTAGAAAAatagaagagaagcacaaaattcAACACAGCAGACTCATCTACAAAATATAGCAATGACATTGTGAGCCCCAACTCCGTGCCACCGTGCTTAGTTCCAAAGCCTCAAAATGAGAACTTTGCCTCTTCCAAAGCTGAGGTATGTACACTTCCCTTTCTTTTCACATGCTACAGAATTCAGGATATATATTTAATTAATAATACACTTGGtcacacttccatacatcccagtagtgatgtatggaagtgagagctggaccataaagaaggctgatcgccgaagaattgatgcttttgaattatggtgctggaggagactcttgagagtcccatggactgcaagaagatcaaacctatccattcttaaggaaatcagccctgagtgctccctggaaggacagatcgtgaagctcaggctccaatactttggccacctcatgagaagagaagaatccttggaaaagacgctgatgttgggaaagattgagggcactaggagaaggggacgacagaggacaagatggttggacagtgttctcgaagctacgaacatgagtttgaccaaattgcgggaggcagtgcaagacaggagtgcctggcgtgctatggtccatggggtcacgaagagtcggacacgactaaacgactaaacaacaacaacaacaacacacttggtCACAATTTAAGGCCACTAGAGATAGTTGTGCAGCTTTCAATAGGGTGATCCTTACCAGATAATAGTAGCAGAGGGGAGAACAAGTAAATTCCAGGCGTACAGAGCCATTCACttcatagctttttttaaaaggattgtaTCTACATACCAGAATATCTTCTAGCTTCATATCCAAAAGATCTGTGCCAATGATATAATTCTTCCAGTCCTCCTCTTCATCTCCCATGTTATCCAATATCAGTTCAAAGAAAATCACCTTATCTGACAGAGTGCTGAATGTGTTATCAAAGCAGAACATATAGTCACCATCCTCTGTTTCCACCCtgt
The genomic region above belongs to Zootoca vivipara chromosome 7, rZooViv1.1, whole genome shotgun sequence and contains:
- the TMED5 gene encoding transmembrane emp24 domain-containing protein 5, translated to MEAEMRRCLLASLLPLLSLLLPPPGASAFAAALDSDFTFTLPAGRKECFFQTMQKEASLEIEYQVLDGAGLDIDFHLLSPKGEALVFEQKKSDGVHTVETEDGDYMFCFDNTFSTLSDKVIFFELILDNMGDEEEDWKNYIIGTDLLDMKLEDILESVNSVKSRLSKSIHIQTLLKAFEARDRNIQESNFDRVNFWSMVNLAIMVVVSAVQVYMLRSLFEDKRKTRT